AAGTCACTTAGTCTACAAGTAACAGAACCACGTATGACCAGGATACGTTAGTCCGCCATCTTGTCCATGACGAATCATGGCCGGCGAAAGGCACTCTGGGAAATGTAGTCGGAATTGGTATAGGGCAGAGGAAGCTACGCTGTAAAGGCAATATTCTTATACTTAAATGGgtctatatttattttgaacaataCTTTTAATTATATTGGACACAAACTGCAGCCCCCCTCTGATTTAACAAAATTAAACTGGCTGTTTCCCTTCTAGTTTGAATACATTTGCAGCTGCCATGTTGTTTAATATGCTAACCAAACAATTGGAAATGTCAAGATAATGCAGAGTGTGATTCAGATGTGTTAATAATTGGCAAGGTGTAAAATAATCCAGTTTAAAACTGACAAATAAGGAAGAACAGTTTTCAAGCTTGAGTACATttgaaactagaaaagcacttgcagagcgcagacctccgccaagcgccatagttgcccccatattgtgatttacagcataaatGTTAGCCCTACATGTATTTGAGCTACATATTAAGAtcccttgaccatgaaaacatggCATTAGGAGTGGATCcacaatgatatcaatattagtttggtagttattcacaaaaatggcattttctgcAATGGCACTTTTCTTCTGGAACTACTGTACCTTCATACAACAAATCCACAtcccacagtgtcttggctatatacaatggtgtttgttgcatgtttatagcttcatctgttgaaaattccaaaggttgcctatttgttcatattctggatcatagtatccggaaCGATTCCATTATCTGCATCAGTCTTTTGgacaacctgttggaaacttggcctgtatttttattttacaagcgctctgaccattttttgtgaagTTATACGcagaaatgccaaaaatggtcctatctcccaatgttaaagaatcctttcaaaaagtcctggatccagacggtgatccggatcacccccaaaatgtaatcagttcttccttatcccatttcccacaattcctgaaaatttcatccaaatccattcacaacctttcaagttattttgaacagaaAGGACAGAGATAAACGCTGGCAAAAAGGTGTAAGGTAATGAGCAGATGCACACAGTTGCAGTtgtatcattattttatttctttaacaCAGGCAACATCAGCAGCGGACCTCGGGACACGTCTCTCTTCCATCTTTTTTCCCTCTTCAGCAGATGATGACGTAACATTTATTCGATTATGCAGTAAAGGGAAGTAATAATCAGACAAAACCAATAACATCAGAGGAGGCGGCGACCTGGAGGAAGTCTGGGCGGAGTCCATCTTTTCGATTGTCTGGCAGCAGTTTTGCCTCCAGGAATTCAGTACATTGAATCTTCATTTCAGCTGCACAAACATGACAAAGGGGTCTTTTTTTGAACGCATCATTAAAAAGGAATGAATGGACTACATACAAAATCTTTGAAGGTCAAGCGAAGGGATTTCCAAAAGGATCTCCAAAGGCACCTGAGCTCTGAGCAACAGGAGCAGTCTGCCATCAGGAAAGAAAAAAGCAgaattattattcatatattatGACTACACTGCCACTTAATGTGGTGGCACTTTGAGGCGTTCCCTTGGTACCATTGCGGCCTGCGGCACCCCAAACGGAGCGGAATTGGAAGCTCCGAAAGCTTCATCAAACATGTCCACGTTGAGGCCTCCTTGTCCTTGTGCTGAGTTGTTTGTGGCGGGAACAGAAGCAAAGGCGGCGTCTAGAAGGCCGGGGGCATTCAGGCCGGGCGCCGGTGCCAATTTGGGAACATCTAAACAGAAAGGATGGTGAGGAAAGGACTGCGCTCAATGCACTGCAGCGCCCCCTGCAAGTGTGTTACCAGTGACAGTCGCTGATATTtgattgatgtcaaagtcaTCGTGGTCTGCAGCGTCTTGAGCCACGCCCACTTTACTGGAGAAATACTGGTCAAAAGCCCCCGATTCTTTGGGGTTCACCTGCTCCCCTTTTCTTGCTGGGATGGCAGGGGGCTTAGCGAGCTGGAAGTCCTTGAACATGTCCTTCCCAGTCTTCTTCTCTTTGACGCCAAGGGGGTCCAAAGCGGTGAAGGCATTGTTCTCAACCTTGGGGGGCTCCTTCACGGGTGGCCGAGGAGGTGGGCGGGAAGGGCCTTGCTGTTCGCCCATCACGGGGAACGGGCCAGGTTGGAAAGGGTTGGTCGAGGCCGGCTGACCCCAACCCGGAGATACGAGAGGACCGGCCGGCGGAGGCTGACCCCAGGCGTGGGGTGGGGCTAGATGTGGGGCACCAAACTGAGGAGGCATCTGCTGGCCCCAGGCTGTGGGGGGTATGGGGAGACCACCGAAGGCGGATGGTTGCGGGTAGGCGGGCCTTTGAGCCCCATACATGGAGGGTGCAGCGGTTGAGGCTCCCCACAACCCTGCTGCAGGAATGCTGGTGCTGGATGGTGGACCTAACTGGAGATCTCCTGGACATGAGAACATACCATCTAAACAACAACGTAAACATCAACACTTGAAAGAGATGTCTAAAGAGACCTAAAGCTGCAATGGAAGATGGAGCGGAGTTGGAGTTGGCCGGTGTGTTGTTGAAGAGGTCACCTGCAGCCGATGACCCATCAGGCTGACTCGGAGCAGCAAGGAGGTCTGATCCAAACAAGTCATTTGCTGAGGGCTAGTAAGGGACAGCAGTGAGGTAAACGTTAGTCAACTGAAATGATGTTCTACCAGTAATGTGTCCCTAGAACCTCTTCATGTAAGgccatcatctccctcactcgtTTGCTTTACGTTTGAGGAAATGTGGCCTTTGAAGCTGATGAACCCGCCTGTGTGTATTCCCACCACTTGTCGTAGGACAGCTtcacttaaaaacagcaggcttcactgcacatcttaaaaAGTTCATTATccatctgttttttgtttttcctcagcaaataggctaagctagcatgatgctgctgttgaaatgcgactgtaatgttagcacttgcTAGCGTCGCTACGTTGTACGTGATATGAGTTACAGTGCATATGTCAAACGTGGATCTACAGTAGTACACAAACACATGAGCTCATTAGCATGAGagctacacacacaaaacaacatacTTCCAACACACTATTTTGGGACCTCtaagacttatttaaaattaaattaggGGTCCATGATGATTATTGGGCTGAAATGataggaattatgacgtcatagcAACAAATCtgctaacattaaaaatagctctgataaccgcTCTGATttcaaaaaacgctccaatgagatGAGATTGCCCGTACTGTGTGAGTGAGCAAACAAAGCGCTCCCTTTTTCTTCAGCCTGTGAAGTTAACggcctgttgtaacttcccctgagctcacttgtaaacattcactttcagaggaAAGACGTAGCCAATGCTCCACGTTGAGGGGAAAACCCCCACCTGGAACACCCGTGTTGccgtgtttgaaaagtgcaaaaggtttgccagagacctccgtggcgtcacagcgGCCGCTCAAAatgtgtgcccgaatacagtgcaccttgctgggccacagcaggtggctcctccccctctatactctggttctcctgatagtagtgatgtcatgatatttcaacaggtacacttggtcacatcctcgtttgttccagtccttcttacctccacgtgtgcacaCGCTACACTTACACCTCAATAAAacaagtagatataaaaaaaagtacCACACTGgacttgagaagcagaaagttaacAGTATCAGTATCGCTTTGATATTGTGCTATTGTAAATAATAACACATGAAAAgtgtataatataatagtaCTTTTCAGACTCAGGTGTGTCCATACAAGTTGACATCAAGGCAACACTTTGCCGAGTGTTTGCATGTGCCAACGGGACAAAACAGGAAAGTAAAAAGAGTGTGAGGTCATCTCGAGCCGACATTTGGAAAatacatttcccagcatgctttgcgacTTACCAGCGCACTGCTGGCGGAAGCGTGAAGGACAATGAGAGGAGATAAGATGTTAAAGCATCACAGACGGAGGCGATCCATCGTCTTAAGGAAAGGAAGCACCCAGACACCCATGCAGATGCAAAGATGGAAGCAACCAACCAATTGGGGGAAGTGAAGGCATCAAGCATGCAGGGAATACATGTCTCACACTACAAGGTCACCTTTTGACTCCTTCGACTTCGTCCGGCCTTAGAATTCTGAGGAGGCGGGGTTAGAACCACAGAGTCCCTGCTAGGAGTCTTTGGGGCTTCGTGGCTTATCCCATTAGAAAAGGGGGCAGACGAGTCAAAAAAGGGGTTTTTGGTCATGAGAACCGGCCCAGATTCGTTGCTGTCCATCAGGGTGATGGCACCGCTGTGTGTTATTtcgccacctagtggccactgGCCGTTACTGAGAGCCAGGATCATGTTCTTACTGGTTAGCATCCGCTGGCCGAGGTCTTCCGTCTTTCCCCTCAAAGAGCCGCTAGCGGTGCCCACTGGGCGATTGGCCAAGGAGGCATGCGAACGACTGGGCACTTTGGAGAGGGGATCGTCTCTGAAAGGGTCGCTGTCTGGGGCGGGGAAGTAGCCCAACGTTGGGCAGGAGGGGTTCTGTGTCTGGGGCGGCGCACTGCAGTTGGCGTCACAGGAAGATAAAACGCTTCCCTTTATGCAATTCTGATTGCTGTCCACTTCGGTGGAAAAGTCCAGCAAGAGAAAATCATTAGAGTCCTGGTTAACACGGGGGGGGGGAAGAGATGCAGCAATCAGATCAACACCGTGACAATCACAAACCAGTTCAACCAGTTAAAGCTGCTACCAGTACTAGTGGCCGCTCATCTACcaagggtgttcaaagtgcggccttgAGAGCATtcgccatttgcagcccacatgGCACActcaaaacattaaaacatcagcaaaaacggaaaaaataccaaaataaaagtacgaaataggaaaaaaagaaagtagtAGGGCTGCAAATGAGCATTATTTTCATGAATTAGAGATGCTCTGATGCTGCCGATTCCGGTTCCGATCACACGGACCAAGTGTAGATTTATCAATGTAGTTACGATGAGCGGTATTGATCTGGGCCGCCGTTAGACCATTCCAAGGACCCCTGGCAAATAtgaattatcattattaatggattggttttatttgtgtgaaaggaTTTTTATACAAACCTCAACTTAATGTGATGCGTGTTTTGGATTAATACACGGAAAACCAATTGTTCAGTTCAATCATTGATTTGATATTACTCGAAGAGAATAAAagaatacagtatgttacaATTGTTTgctactttttccaccaagcacatctccaccaGAAACACGCTTGATGCTATTTTATGCTCATTTATCGTTCTATAAAATTCAACACCTCAAAGAAACACATATTCTCTAAGACCACAAGCTCGGTGAATAACAAactagctagctggctagctgccgccagggacagctaggcaaagcgtgtaaagaaagatgTAAGAAAAGTGGAAGATcgataggtttgataaggggtTGGCATGGATCGGTGTCGTCTGTGTCAAGCAGTCAGACTGACACCATCGAGGTTTTCCAGACTCGTGTTGATTCCGgtggcaatacgggacaaagtgcgtctcttgtcggctcaatacgggtgttggcaaccctacgtgacccagcacacatgtacagtatgtttgccACCGCACGCCCATGGCTTTTTGTGATgtgctttgaaaggcatttatcagcatatgccgatcacgtgttttttttaccgaaatcaatatttcaataatcagtggaaaaactttggacacccctggagtgTTACTTCCTGCCCACCATGTTAGCACACTGGTGTTCATAGCATCAACTCAACTCAAATCTTTCCTATAGCAGCTTTAAATGTTGGATGGTTTAACAAAGCACCAACTGACTTCTAGAAAAACTACCTGCTCAGTCAAGTCTGTGCCCTGTTTGATCAGCATTAAAAAGGTGGTGTTTCCAGAAGTGAGTTTCTGCTTCAGATTTGCATAGAGATGACATTGTGCTGCTGCTAGTAGGATTATTATGCACGCTATGATGGTTTCTGACCAGACCAGATGCTGACATTCCAAAAGGAGGCTGCACGCTTACGTTTGGAGAGTGGATGTCTGGAGGCGTGGACATGTCTCCAAACAGGTCAAGCTGCTCCACCGCCTGCACGCCAACgtcagacaaacacacacgctaTACACTTGACTCATACAAACACATTCACGCTGCACCAACATCAGCTGCATGAACTGCTACACTACTAATGATATAATATACCAAGAAATGCTTCAAATTCTTACTTGGTTGCTTTTTCCTCCACTCTGCACGGCGTTACTTCCATTCTGGGGACAGATTTGAATCATTAATGGAGCTAAATTGAAGTAAAGTAAATCAAGTGCTTCCTTGTGCTCACCTCAACTACTGTGCTGCTGTTTTCTCCCTGTCAATAAACATCACAAAAATCATCTTTACTGGATCGCCTTTAAAGGAAGAGTACACTTCtttttgcccatcagccacaatcatgtgagacatgaacaccatccattttctataccgcttcttcctctccagggtcgcgggggcatgctggagcctatcccagctgacttcgggcgacaggcggggtacactctggactggtcgccagccaatcgcagggcacatatagacaaacaaccattcacacctatggccaatttagagtcaccaattaacctcacctgcatgtttttggaatgtgggaggaagccgaagtacccggagaaaacccacgcgcacacgggaagaacatgcaaactccacacagtaatgcccaggggagaatccaacccaggtcttcccatctccagactgttactgtgttggccaatgtgctaaccactagaccaccgtgcggcccgagacatgaacacacgtttctcttttctgtgccttctaaagatataaaaacaggtaaaaagaggcagctaataaaTGCACGTAACGGAACAcacctatgaaaacacctccaacaaggtttagtggttttccatccatgctgtgagcgtgtagtaacagCTACGTTCATggtaacatgtcatacttggaGTATTTTGGCAactttgatttcacatagcaacatagaaaggaacgctacacctagcatcaaaaacaaaaacacagcttcaatatgtagcattaccttgGTGAGGCTAGtggctagccggctagtagctagccgctgtggtgtggtgaggtgtcactacaccagtaaggtagttcttgggcgtaacaatgttaacaacaataataacaataacaatgtgcttcatatgcagctcacatgatggacatttttggcggaataggtgtgtcccataacGTCCCATTTAGCTGcctcattttatgtgtttttttttctttggaaggcacagaaaagagaaagacatgtgttcatgtctcacatgaggattatggatgatggacaacaCTGGGGAGGATGATGTTCAAAGAATGACCACCAGAAGGCAGtgttgcctttttgttttacctTCAGGGAAGCCTCTGCctcttttttcctcatgttGAAGATGACTTGGAACAGATCTTTTAAGTCCATGACCAGAGGCTCCGCCTTCTCGgtgacaaacaaaacaccatGTCAGGAATGTGCACGGAGCAACGCTCGCTTCAGTGGAATCAAGGAGCTGGGCGAGTCAGACGGACCTGTTGTGCAGTCTTGATGGCAAAGAACTGGTGCTGGCCCTCTGCGCCGCACACGTACCCAAAGGCCCTGTTGTCCGTCACGTCTCTGGCGATGAAGGAGATCTTGTTCACCATGTGCTCGTGTTCAATCACCTGAAGGAGCAGAAGGTGCTCATCAGCCAAGCGTGTGCGTAGCGTGACGGAAGAAAGAGCACACAACCCACTCCTGATTTCTCATCAATGATCTTGATGCCAGACATGGAAATGTTGACCCAGATTCTCTGCTTGTGTTTCCCTTGAGAGCGAGCAGCTACCGCCATTCCCTGGAAGAAAGACATCACTCCGTACGTCCTCGTCCAATATCGAATGTCAAACGGTATCATACAATGTTTGTGCTTTCAAGCGCACCTTGAGTTTCATCATGGAGTCCTGGCACATTTTGTCACCTCGGGCCTCGGGAACATCATCGATGCCGATCAGCTTGGCTTTGTACCTCACCCCGTCCCCTTGAAACCTGGCCAGCAGGTACTCGTCTGTTTTGTCTGGAACTGGACAAGCAACCACTTTCACTTTATATGCGTTGACGTAGACATCCAATCACAAGGCCCTTTGAAACATAGACCAAAAGCCTCCTATCAACGTCTCGATTTCATCAACTGCAAATAGCAAATAACCACTGGGGCCTTGGATTTGTGCCGGGGGGAAAAACATGAATAGCTGGGGCTGTAGACAACCTCCTGAGGTTTTTTTGCCAGTAAGTACATTTCATCTATCtgtctctgcatgcgctttaaaatgttggtcgtgctactcagctgttgatgTGAAACTCCAGCATGTTCTACTTGCTCTACTTTTCTACTACAACATCGGTTCTGCTGCTGAtgtgttgtggccgtactcagCCGTAGcatgaaaaactgcgatagagtgaagaTGTGAAATTTGAACAGCAAAGTGGCGGGCGACGACTGTACATGTAAATAAACGCACCGGTTATATTCTAGACTTATAATTTACCTTTAGCATTTTTGTATACATTTTCtcgattttgccatttttgcagaAATGTTGCCCGTTTCCGTGCGCTGGCTGAGTTTAGCAGGTAACAAACTCGCATGTTTGCTGTGAAATGGAGAGCCCAAACAAAATGTTGCTGACTCACCatacatgcattttttattcactgctaaataacccaccatggggccaaagaaagctgtgagtggcagcaatttgatgaagaaggtga
This Dunckerocampus dactyliophorus isolate RoL2022-P2 chromosome 17, RoL_Ddac_1.1, whole genome shotgun sequence DNA region includes the following protein-coding sequences:
- the dab2 gene encoding disabled homolog 2 isoform X7, whose protein sequence is MSSEVEINVAPPADPNATSSTSASASTSPPASPATATSKVPFRKDKKKLPDKTDEYLLARFQGDGVRYKAKLIGIDDVPEARGDKMCQDSMMKLKGMAVAARSQGKHKQRIWVNISMSGIKIIDEKSGVIEHEHMVNKISFIARDVTDNRAFGYVCGAEGQHQFFAIKTAQQAEPLVMDLKDLFQVIFNMRKKEAEASLKGENSSTVVENGSNAVQSGGKSNQAVEQLDLFGDMSTPPDIHSPNPSANDLFGSDLLAAPSQPDGSSAAGDLQLGPPSSTSIPAAGLWGASTAAPSMYGAQRPAYPQPSAFGGLPIPPTAWGQQMPPQFGAPHLAPPHAWGQPPPAGPLVSPGWGQPASTNPFQPGPFPVMGEQQGPSRPPPRPPVKEPPKVENNAFTALDPLGVKEKKTGKDMFKDFQLAKPPAIPARKGEQVNPKESGAFDQYFSSKVGVAQDAADHDDFDINQISATVTDVPKLAPAPGLNAPGLLDAAFASVPATNNSAQGQGGLNVDMFDEAFGASNSAPFGVPQAAMTAPVAQSSGAFGDPFGNPFA
- the dab2 gene encoding disabled homolog 2 isoform X6, which produces MSSEVEINVAPPADPNATSSTSASASTSPPASPATATSKVPFRKDKKKLPDKTDEYLLARFQGDGVRYKAKLIGIDDVPEARGDKMCQDSMMKLKGMAVAARSQGKHKQRIWVNISMSGIKIIDEKSGVIEHEHMVNKISFIARDVTDNRAFGYVCGAEGQHQFFAIKTAQQAEPLVMDLKDLFQVIFNMRKKEAEASLKGENSSTVVENGSNAVQSGGKSNQAVEQLDLFGDMSTPPDIHSPNPSANDLFGSDLLAAPSQPDGSSAAGDLFNNTPANSNSAPSSIAALGDLQLGPPSSTSIPAAGLWGASTAAPSMYGAQRPAYPQPSAFGGLPIPPTAWGQQMPPQFGAPHLAPPHAWGQPPPAGPLVSPGWGQPASTNPFQPGPFPVMGEQQGPSRPPPRPPVKEPPKVENNAFTALDPLGVKEKKTGKDMFKDFQLAKPPAIPARKGEQVNPKESGAFDQYFSSKVGVAQDAADHDDFDINQISATVTDVPKLAPAPGLNAPGLLDAAFASVPATNNSAQGQGGLNVDMFDEAFGASNSAPFGVPQAAMTAPVAQSSGAFGDPFGNPFA
- the dab2 gene encoding disabled homolog 2 isoform X1; the encoded protein is MSSEVEINVAPPADPNATSSTSASASTSPPASPATATSKVPFRKDKKKLPDKTDEYLLARFQGDGVRYKAKLIGIDDVPEARGDKMCQDSMMKLKGMAVAARSQGKHKQRIWVNISMSGIKIIDEKSGVIEHEHMVNKISFIARDVTDNRAFGYVCGAEGQHQFFAIKTAQQAEPLVMDLKDLFQVIFNMRKKEAEASLKGENSSTVVENGSNAVQSGGKSNQAVEQLDLFGDMSTPPDIHSPNDSNDFLLLDFSTEVDSNQNCIKGSVLSSCDANCSAPPQTQNPSCPTLGYFPAPDSDPFRDDPLSKVPSRSHASLANRPVGTASGSLRGKTEDLGQRMLTSKNMILALSNGQWPLGGEITHSGAITLMDSNESGPVLMTKNPFFDSSAPFSNGISHEAPKTPSRDSVVLTPPPQNSKAGRSRRSQKPSANDLFGSDLLAAPSQPDGSSAAGDLFNNTPANSNSAPSSIAALDGMFSCPGDLQLGPPSSTSIPAAGLWGASTAAPSMYGAQRPAYPQPSAFGGLPIPPTAWGQQMPPQFGAPHLAPPHAWGQPPPAGPLVSPGWGQPASTNPFQPGPFPVMGEQQGPSRPPPRPPVKEPPKVENNAFTALDPLGVKEKKTGKDMFKDFQLAKPPAIPARKGEQVNPKESGAFDQYFSSKVGVAQDAADHDDFDINQISATVTDVPKLAPAPGLNAPGLLDAAFASVPATNNSAQGQGGLNVDMFDEAFGASNSAPFGVPQAAMTAPVAQSSGAFGDPFGNPFA
- the dab2 gene encoding disabled homolog 2 isoform X3 → MSSEVEINVAPPADPNATSSTSASASTSPPASPATATSKVPFRKDKKKLPDKTDEYLLARFQGDGVRYKAKLIGIDDVPEARGDKMCQDSMMKLKGMAVAARSQGKHKQRIWVNISMSGIKIIDEKSGVIEHEHMVNKISFIARDVTDNRAFGYVCGAEGQHQFFAIKTAQQAEPLVMDLKDLFQVIFNMRKKEAEASLKGENSSTVVENGSNAVQSGGKSNQAVEQLDLFGDMSTPPDIHSPNDSNDFLLLDFSTEVDSNQNCIKGSVLSSCDANCSAPPQTQNPSCPTLGYFPAPDSDPFRDDPLSKVPSRSHASLANRPVGTASGSLRGKTEDLGQRMLTSKNMILALSNGQWPLGGEITHSGAITLMDSNESGPVLMTKNPFFDSSAPFSNGISHEAPKTPSRDSVVLTPPPQNSKAGRSRRSQKPSANDLFGSDLLAAPSQPDGSSAAGDLQLGPPSSTSIPAAGLWGASTAAPSMYGAQRPAYPQPSAFGGLPIPPTAWGQQMPPQFGAPHLAPPHAWGQPPPAGPLVSPGWGQPASTNPFQPGPFPVMGEQQGPSRPPPRPPVKEPPKVENNAFTALDPLGVKEKKTGKDMFKDFQLAKPPAIPARKGEQVNPKESGAFDQYFSSKVGVAQDAADHDDFDINQISATVTDVPKLAPAPGLNAPGLLDAAFASVPATNNSAQGQGGLNVDMFDEAFGASNSAPFGVPQAAMTAPVAQSSGAFGDPFGNPFA
- the dab2 gene encoding disabled homolog 2 isoform X2, which encodes MSSEVEINVAPPADPNATSSTSASASTSPPASPATATSKVPFRKDKKKLPDKTDEYLLARFQGDGVRYKAKLIGIDDVPEARGDKMCQDSMMKLKGMAVAARSQGKHKQRIWVNISMSGIKIIDEKSGVIEHEHMVNKISFIARDVTDNRAFGYVCGAEGQHQFFAIKTAQQAEPLVMDLKDLFQVIFNMRKKEAEASLKGENSSTVVENGSNAVQSGGKSNQAVEQLDLFGDMSTPPDIHSPNDSNDFLLLDFSTEVDSNQNCIKGSVLSSCDANCSAPPQTQNPSCPTLGYFPAPDSDPFRDDPLSKVPSRSHASLANRPVGTASGSLRGKTEDLGQRMLTSKNMILALSNGQWPLGGEITHSGAITLMDSNESGPVLMTKNPFFDSSAPFSNGISHEAPKTPSRDSVVLTPPPQNSKAGRSRRSQKPSANDLFGSDLLAAPSQPDGSSAAGDLFNNTPANSNSAPSSIAALGDLQLGPPSSTSIPAAGLWGASTAAPSMYGAQRPAYPQPSAFGGLPIPPTAWGQQMPPQFGAPHLAPPHAWGQPPPAGPLVSPGWGQPASTNPFQPGPFPVMGEQQGPSRPPPRPPVKEPPKVENNAFTALDPLGVKEKKTGKDMFKDFQLAKPPAIPARKGEQVNPKESGAFDQYFSSKVGVAQDAADHDDFDINQISATVTDVPKLAPAPGLNAPGLLDAAFASVPATNNSAQGQGGLNVDMFDEAFGASNSAPFGVPQAAMTAPVAQSSGAFGDPFGNPFA
- the dab2 gene encoding disabled homolog 2 isoform X5 — translated: MSSEVEINVAPPADPNATSSTSASASTSPPASPATATSKVPFRKDKKKLPDKTDEYLLARFQGDGVRYKAKLIGIDDVPEARGDKMCQDSMMKLKGMAVAARSQGKHKQRIWVNISMSGIKIIDEKSGVIEHEHMVNKISFIARDVTDNRAFGYVCGAEGQHQFFAIKTAQQAEPLVMDLKDLFQVIFNMRKKEAEASLKGENSSTVVENGSNAVQSGGKSNQAVEQLDLFGDMSTPPDIHSPNPSANDLFGSDLLAAPSQPDGSSAAGDLFNNTPANSNSAPSSIAALDGMFSCPGDLQLGPPSSTSIPAAGLWGASTAAPSMYGAQRPAYPQPSAFGGLPIPPTAWGQQMPPQFGAPHLAPPHAWGQPPPAGPLVSPGWGQPASTNPFQPGPFPVMGEQQGPSRPPPRPPVKEPPKVENNAFTALDPLGVKEKKTGKDMFKDFQLAKPPAIPARKGEQVNPKESGAFDQYFSSKVGVAQDAADHDDFDINQISATVTDVPKLAPAPGLNAPGLLDAAFASVPATNNSAQGQGGLNVDMFDEAFGASNSAPFGVPQAAMTAPVAQSSGAFGDPFGNPFA
- the dab2 gene encoding disabled homolog 2 isoform X4, whose amino-acid sequence is MCQDSMMKLKGMAVAARSQGKHKQRIWVNISMSGIKIIDEKSGVIEHEHMVNKISFIARDVTDNRAFGYVCGAEGQHQFFAIKTAQQAEPLVMDLKDLFQVIFNMRKKEAEASLKGENSSTVVENGSNAVQSGGKSNQAVEQLDLFGDMSTPPDIHSPNDSNDFLLLDFSTEVDSNQNCIKGSVLSSCDANCSAPPQTQNPSCPTLGYFPAPDSDPFRDDPLSKVPSRSHASLANRPVGTASGSLRGKTEDLGQRMLTSKNMILALSNGQWPLGGEITHSGAITLMDSNESGPVLMTKNPFFDSSAPFSNGISHEAPKTPSRDSVVLTPPPQNSKAGRSRRSQKPSANDLFGSDLLAAPSQPDGSSAAGDLFNNTPANSNSAPSSIAALDGMFSCPGDLQLGPPSSTSIPAAGLWGASTAAPSMYGAQRPAYPQPSAFGGLPIPPTAWGQQMPPQFGAPHLAPPHAWGQPPPAGPLVSPGWGQPASTNPFQPGPFPVMGEQQGPSRPPPRPPVKEPPKVENNAFTALDPLGVKEKKTGKDMFKDFQLAKPPAIPARKGEQVNPKESGAFDQYFSSKVGVAQDAADHDDFDINQISATVTDVPKLAPAPGLNAPGLLDAAFASVPATNNSAQGQGGLNVDMFDEAFGASNSAPFGVPQAAMTAPVAQSSGAFGDPFGNPFA